TTAATTAGAATTCCCGATTTGTGCAAATTAAAAAAATGAGAatgtaaataaaataataatctaTAATTAGAAAACTACAAACACGGAAATGATTAGGACCGTCCATCTAACATTTATTACATTGGAGGATTAATCGACGCGTATTTTCCTTTTACAGTAGATTATTAAAGCTTAAGTTAGGCATCGGAAAATAATATTaagaattttctttgtttcttttttgttaaTAGTAAAAGGGATCATGACCCACGCAGGTTAACAGTGAAACTCTAGGCGTGTGTTGCGCAACAGAGTCACGGTGAGAACAATAATTCCTGACTGCGTTTGATGCGGGTGAAATTTTAGGCAGGCTGTTAATGGAGGTATCATTTTATCGGAAATGTATCGAATCTCATATTTGTTTTATATAGGATTCGGTGTCCCGACACCCCTATTAGCAATAAAGTCACAATAAAAAGAAATCACGCTGTTGGAGCTGTCTTTATGTGGATGAAACTTTACAAATGTGTTGTGCACAATAATTTGGTAGAAAAAAGATTTGTGCACTGTTCaaatatttttgatataaatgaaATTTTAGGCATAAGTTGTGTAACAGAGTCGAGACGCGTCTATAAAATTGAGAACCATTTTTGGAATGAAAATTGATAATAAGAAATAAGAGCTAACGATAATGACCAACTTTAGGAGAATCTAGCAATTTCAGTTTGTGGTTTTATTGTTGGAAATAAAATCACGTTCAATGTAAAGCCCATGCCGACAGGAGATCCTAGAGACAATTGTTTTGCTGAGTGTTGGTCCCACTAATAGCAGCATGCAACGCGGGACCCGTTATGTTCCCCGCAGAAATACAACTAATCCCGCGTTATTTGTTTTTGCACACTATCAAATACTAATCCTTAATTTTATTCTCAGTTTTACATTGAATGCTTACTATATGATGCATGTATACATATGTTTCTTTAGCTCAAAGTTGTTTActtttaacacaaaattggttaaaaagaccaaaattaacaattcctggatgaaaaagacattttgattttgatactttttaaatggacaaaaatataaatatagtcaggatgtaaacagtttcatccaacccattttcaaatactttttcttatttttaatttacatcaggatgcatccagtttcatccttactattttttaagtttaagtcaggatgaatccagtttcatccttattatttttttagtgtccatttcatccatattaatttgtactcgtccatttgaacaatgtgttaaaattatttggacaaatgacccattttccgtattttTAATCCAATGTGAATTAACCTTGTAAAAGTCAACCCAAATGAATGATTCAAATAGGTCCGTTCTTTTAGTTGATCATATAAGATGATCAAATTTCAAGTTTGTGATTGCATTAATCTTGATTTCAATTCCCACACAAGACCATTACCAATGTAGGTCAGGGAAAATCCAACTAAACTTATTTTTATGACCATTCACAAGAATTTTTACAAGGAAACAAACCAAGAATTTTTTTAAGGAAAAAGACCTAAAGAGATTCATCACAGGGGCGGAGCCAAGTTTTCAAAGAAACGGGTGCAGAAATTTGCTCTagggagataaaaaaaaattacgggTGCAAAAAGTTGCTTTGGGCTATTAGGCTTTAGAGCCAGCTAGGATGGGAGTGCAAGTGCACACCCCAGCGCTAGCCTGGCTCCACCCCTGGTTGATCACATCTGAATTCGTCACATGTAGGGAACTCAATGGTGAATTCACAAATATAGAGCTAAATGGTTTAGCGTTGAAAAGTTGTTTCGGATCTAAATCACTTAACCCTGGTAATTGCTATTCATCGATaatatttttatccttgagttACATGGGGAAATCTAATGGCCAAAACAGTGGAAAGCTAAATGATTCAGTCTTTTTGGTGATGAACCATCTCATGTTTTCGTCTTTACACCTTCATAGCGGTAAGAGAAGGTTGTTGGATATTGTTGAATATGTTTGTCGCTATGGTAGTGCATAGTTTGCGAATAGAAAAATCAATTCGGGAATACAAATGCAAATTTTCAAGCTCCAGGAACATGGAGAAAATGCATAGTTCATAAACTAGGAATATTACTTCATGATCTCTTATTCACTTTGGAGTTCAGCGTCATCAGATTTTGCAGTGTTTGCGAACTAAAAAATCAGTGTATGAACACTAAGGTAATTTGATGTTTTTAGGATCTTTTTCATCAAATATAgtttattgaacaaaaaaattgttcttaaccTCGAAAGCGGTAAGTCCTCTAAACATCCTTTAACCAAGCTTGAATTCGTGTTTCGAGATTAGTCAAGCTTGAACTAGAAactcttctttgtgattcatcatATACACTGAAGCCGTACGATATTGTATCAGAAGATAAAATGATATAAataatgagtaaataggatagtcacttttcaaatatttttgatGATATATTCTTATTGTAGTGTtctatattccttcacaaaatgAGCATAATCCAAGCATATAACGCCACCATTTACGTTGAAAATGAATCATTTAAAATAAACAGTTAAATTTAAATTTCGTAATGATAAGGTTTGGTTGTTCGAAATGCACTATATTTTTATATAAATACAGAGCTTTGTAAGAAGATTATATTACGAAAAAATTGGTTTCACAATTATTGTCATATgaattctattaaaaaaaaaaaagatagcttCAAAATTGTGAGATTGAATGAGAATAAGGGAATAACCATGTCAACATGtcgtttttctttagtttttaaCACTCCATCCATGACACCACATTAAGACCATAATAAGTTACATTTAGCGAAAAAACTAGCAATAGTTTACGATCAAATCTAGAAAAAtacatttaaaaaagaaaaaacggtTAAGCTTTGACCCTAACTACCCACCGAATATGTTCAACTCAAATACGAAATTATCAAAACATTATTCTTTCTTAAGATGACGGTTTCTTGTCGGGTTGTTGCTTATAATCAACTGTTTAGAAATTACCACTACCTTGGAAAACAAGGTAATAAAGAAAAGGTCAATCTATTTATTTTTTCTCAGTACAATTCCACCTGGATGCCTTTAATTTTGGTCATGTCTCATTCTTCCCGGTCGGTCCCTGTTTTAGCTTTAATTGTTTGGTTGACTTTAATGAAACAACAAGTGTAGAGAAATTACCGCGACAGACAAAAATCTTCTGCTAGCTTCAACCCTGCGTGGCGTCGTGGATCATCACACTACTCTTCTCAACTATGAGATAAAACCCTACAAACTCGGCTTAGTGTCTAAGGTGTTTGACTTGGATGATTTTTGAACATGAAGTAATTCGTACGACTTTGACTTTGGGGTGGTGAGTTTCTCCTTGCAACTGTGGACTGATGGAGAGGTTTCATCATTTAGTCAATTACTCTAAAGTCTCGAATGCGATAGAGTTCTCCAATTTGGCTTGACCTTAAGTACTCAGATAAGGGATTAATTAAAGATATGCACACCATATGCCCTCAATGTGTAGGGGATGTTTTGGCACATACTACGTAATAATGGAGGTGGCTGGCCAGGTCCAAGATTAAGACGCATTAGACGTTTGCACGATCCGCCAAAGGATTCGATTCCCATGTCTAAATATGTGATTCATTTGTGGTCCATATCTGTTTGTCattttgttccaaagaaaaacaagaaatagcATTGATAGGAACTGCTCCAATGGTGTTACACAAAATGAGCTAAACTTAGCTACTGAAAATACATTGAAGATAAGGCTTGAAGTCAAGAAAGTACCTAACTCGTAAAGAAACAGGAAATAGCGAAAGAGATCTAAGAGACGACAATAGCGAAATTTGGCCTAACACACttgagaaaacaaaaatagcgAACAATGAAACCCTGCGAGGAAGAAACACATCACATCTTTCTTATGCAAGGAAACATCCTCTTCATCTATCTACTTGGAAATTTACCTAACGAAAAATATGGTTCTTTCGTACTAACAAGATTGATATGAAACCAAACTCCTCCGCCCTACTAGCTAGCAAGGAACCCCAAATGTACGTTCATATTGTTACTGTTGCGAAATGCAAACGGCCAGGCAAGATGAGAGAAAATATGCTAGAGAGAGCTATCATGACTCGGTAATACATTGAATATATTTTGTCTTGTAATCGACATCACATCGGACAGCTTCGCGGTTCTTCGTTTTCTTTGCCAATGTCATGCATGTCAGTACGTGTAACTTCACTCTTAATCAGCTACTAGGTTGCTAGCTAATGAGCTATATAAACGGGACCGTAAGCTGATAAGTTGGGACCAATGTATGGCTCACTTTCCAGTCATGTCTCGGATTTCGGCAGCCAGTAAGACGATTCAGCTTAAATGATTTAGTTTGTCAAAAATTGACATATAAACTGGCCCTCCATTGATATTTCATGTGCCTGGAATGGGCGCCTAATTGTGGCCCCTATTTTCTGTGTTTTGTCGTAATGTAACAGGCGGGGGAGTGATGCTTTGGTCACTTGCCCATTGCTCCCTAGACGTACCGAAAGTGAAAggggtaaaaaaaaaatcaaccacgtattaaaaaaaaatacactAACCAAGGTTTTTGCATAACGTGCTCTTTGTTACTTATATCTGGTTTCGTCCCCGGTATAGCGTTGCATGGTACAAGGGGTCTTTCAGATATTATTTTCTAAGATTTAGTCTGATTACGTTCATTTTAATCAACCTAATTAAACGATTCCTGGTGAGTTTTCATGTCTTTTAATTTTATAAACATTAATCAAAAGACCTATAATCGGGCAAAGAGCTCGGTACAACATTAATCAAAAGACCTATAATCGGGCAAAGAGCTCGGTACAAGTTTCAGAAGAAAATTCAAACTCATTCATCGGATTTGGGCAACATGCTAACTCTTTCTTATATTTTGTCCGGCACAGTACAGAGCGGTCACTATCGATCTGGTGGTTATGGCATGGCTAAGTATGTTTCGCAATTCCACCACCCTTACCATTTTAATAATCACACCGAGTTATATTCTAATTAATCAGATGATCATGTTTAAACCCTACTACATAGTTGCATCGTAATGCTTCTGCTGCAACATGAATCGAGCTAGGGATTTTGTTGCAGAAATCCACATATCTAATATGCGCAGGTACAATATAGCCGACTTTAAACTATTTAATATGCACCTATACATAAATCACGATAGTTTCCAACAAGGGCGGGGTGGAGGTGGAGGGGGGCAATTTTTGGGACCACGACCGGGCGCTTAGACTCGTGTGGCTCAGTCCTTCTCCCAGATTGGTCGGCTACCTCGAGCAAATAGAAAAACAATTTTGCGTTTGACATTATTAGGGAGGGGGCGCATACATTGCAGAACACTAATTTTTTTCTTCGGAAAAtgagttatttgtccaaatatttttaaaacatggttctaatggaagaGTAAAAATCATTATGGGTGAAATtgacaaaaaaaataacaaggatgaaactggattcatcctggcttaaacttaaaaaatagcaaggatgaaactggatgcatcctgatgtaaattaaaaataagaaaaatatttgaaaatgggtaggatgaaactgtttacatcctgactattttaacatttttgtccatttaaacagtttCAAAACCTAAATGTCTTTTTCAtctagaaattattgattttagtctttttaaccaattttgtatttttttccccACTTTAAATATTTCCCCCTTACATTTATCTCAGTTTGGTTAGAAATTCGAATTGCTCAATGATTTGGCAATCGCTCATGTGTAGGCGGATTCCTGGGTAGATACTGCTAGTTGCTTTCTGTGGCTGTATACAGTGTGCTTGCACGTGATTTTGTGATGTAAAATCCCTGGACCTATAGCATAATAATAATTATCGACAAACCTACCTTACTGTCTGATCCATTGTGTGTAGTAGTAGGATGTAGCTGTTAGGAGCATACTGTATATAGAGCTGCGGCCAAACAACCTAGTCCTGAACCTTCCATGCATTTTTCTATTTGAAATGATCCGGTTGCGGGTTTGGTTCTGGTGAATGGCAATTATTGGACAACAAGATTTAACTGTATATTTGGTTTGGCTTCCGTCGAGGTCATTGTCATGCATGTACGGGGTAATCTAGCTGTACTCTGTATGATGAATCAAGTCCGGACCTTCACCTACATTGTAGTTGCTCAACCGGTAAGACATGCAGAATACCCATTTGGATGAAATAAGCAACTCCGTTCCTAACTGACTATCAATGAACCTAGACTTGCTTTTCTTACGTAATTTGGCATCCAACTAGAAAATATCTCGGAAAACCAGTTCAACAGTAGGTATGATCACAAGAGCCACCCTAACTCAGTGTACGTACGTATATCAAAACTTTAAACAACACCGAAAAAATTGACAGCCTGCATTCAGTAGGACATACGTAATGGTGGGTGTATGATGGACCGTAGGGTTGTAAGTTCGCAAGTGGTCACTTGGGGTGCTCTCGTTGCCCATAAACTTCATACATAATTAATAACCTACAATGTCTCCCGGTTGGGACTTGCATTCCCTTCCAAATTTCTTTCGCACTCCAAAACGGCAAAACCCCCATATTGGAGTGACCTTGCATGCTTTCAGATTTACAGTGACAGGCAGGGTGGGGTACGGCTCATGCTCCTCGCATCATCACGTGAAACCCTCCACCATGCAACCCTACAATTAGCCCTACTCATCTACAAAGATTAAAACCTTTGTTTGAGACAAAAGTGTTAGTAGTATATTTTAGACCAAATTTCTTTGATGGTCCTATATTTTGTTGCTAAAGAAACAAGGCCTTCTTCTTGGCTCATGACAAATGAACATGACAGCTCATGTCAAAATTTGACCCATGCCTCTCTATAGTGTCAAGAAAAAGACACACAAACATGTCACTCGATCTCTTCTCTTTGAATGTTCTTCTTCGGAGGTATTTTATCTTCAATTCTCGTTTTGTTATTGAGGCAAAATTTGGAGAGTTTTGTCACCATCTTAAAACACTAATTCAGGAAACTTCTTTgtcatgataataataataataaaacatgtTATCTATTGATTATCCAAAACAATAGTACTCTCTTATGGTATTACACTAAAACTTGTTGGATTATGTGTGTGGATGGTAGTCAACGAAAACTACTTGTGTGGGTGTGGATAGGGAATGAAAATACCCATGTCTACCAACTACAAATATGGAAACTCTCAAAAACTTCATTTCTATCCACTAATACTTGATAATtatgttcttttcttcttcttaactttcaattttatttgtttctctttttcaaaTGAAATCTTTGCTAAAAAAATCCAAGAAACAAAAATACTCGGGTTTTCGATTTTGACATATTTAATCTCCATAAATCTCCGGTTAGACTGTCTATCTTGTAGATTATCTCTATTTACAAAGTTGTGACCATAATCCTTCAATTATGCAGAATTTAGTTACTCGTAAAATTTGAAAACCTCTGCAGACAGTATGTTTATTTACTAAAGAAAATCAACCAacaccaattttattttatttttgacagGAACCTACACATCCATGTGTGTCTGCTCTAAAGGGCCGGTCCACCTGAAAATGGAAGTGTCTCATTGTTTCTGGTTCACCATAACTTTGGGTAGCTCTACCTCTATATTTTATTGTCTACCAACATAGTGCATGTTAATAATTGGATGATTTGATCAAGTTTTTCATTGTTTGCCATTTAATCATTGGCTTCACCAGCAGTCACATGGTGGGCTCCAAGCCCATGATGCTTAGATTTCAATAGGCATATCCCATCACTTGATGATTAAAAATAGATATACCAGAAACtgattttcattaaaaaaatgtATATATAATTTAGTTAGGAGGTGGGAATGGAATGGCTGAAAAAATCTTAACAAGAACAAAAGAGCAAAAATAAATCATTAAACATGACGGACAAGCcgacttttctttctttttctcctttcaTTTTTAGGGAAGAAAATCCCTTGTTCTTACAATTATTGCCTTGCACATTTCGGTGGTCTTTGAGAGTTGTTTGGTTATTATTTTAAGTGGCTGTTAAGGTGCATAAGAATCCCAGTATCTGATATGAAGAAGTTGTTTGACATTCTCTTGAGAAAAATATTTATACGTACCTACTGTTTTCATACATGTATAATGCAGGTGACCAGGGCAGGGCTGTAGAGTGTAGCCACATGGTGTTTGAAAGACATTCATTTCATGGCGTGGATAAAATCCACATTGTGACAAAAATCTATGGAAATTACatgttccattttttttttcttttttttttagaaagaGATAAATCCATAGCcaatgttctttttttttctttttttgccaaTTACTGTATCTATAGTTGGGACTCTTCCATTGGGGAAGTGGTATTCCGAAATGGctcagtttatttatttttaagaacATTGGCTATGGATTGCATATACAAATACAATGAACTCATTTTGTTTCTTCGAAACGAGCAAGGCAGATTATATTTCGTCCCCATATaggcttctttctttttcttttgtcccTAGCAAGGCCCTCCAGACTCCAGGTAATTATTTTACTAGTCTTGACGATTCCAAAATTTCAAGAGGTGCACAAAGTTGGGAGACTAGCCTTGCTGGCCATTACTAGAAGAGGTTGCGAGAGAAAAATTCATCTCCAAACCAATAAGCATAACGTTTTACTGGTCTGGAAAAAAGGTTCAGGTTATGAAAAGGCATGGAGTAGGTGTTACCGAGCCAAGCTTGATTGATAGACTGGAACTGAACCGAGTACTTGCAAAGCCGTCATTTCTGTAGCCAATATCTGTCTTTTCTTTCAGGGGTCGGTCCATTTCTGCTTTAACTTAGAGCCATTTCTTTGGAAAAATAATTGCCAGGTGCTATTGTTCACAGAGTGAATTCTCACTGGCCTATGCATTAAATGACAAACACTTGCGGGTTACTTTTTCAGACCAGTATCAAAGTTCACTACATTTGTTTGATTAAATAACATAACTTTAATTGGCTTCGCCTTTCATGGAACATAACAATCTGTTCAAGAACAGGGAAAGACAGTGGGCAAAAATACTAATTTAACAAATACAAACTAGTGGAAAACCAGTTTATGCATACTTCCACTACAAATTTAATAAATATCTTCTAACTTACGAATAGAACAGGAATCTAAATGTAAAGCGATTTAATTTACCATCTGGAAGGAAGATATATATTTTAGATGTGAGTTTATCTTGTCGATAAAAAAATTCAGTTGTGAGTTGAAGAAGACTCTGTTTTGACTATAGGTGTAACAAGAATACCCCAACCTTGTGCGCTGTTGAGAATTTCAATGGTATGCACTGAGGTGGAAAACTTGACAGCTTGGTTTGTAAGACTTCTTGAGTGCAGCTTGCTCAAACTTCTTGATGGCAGATTCGTTTTCTTCTAAGCCAGTCTGAACAAAATATCTTATCCACCAAGACGAGCTACGCAATTTGGCCTTCACAAGGAAACGTTCCAGGATGTCAATCACAGAATCCAACAATTGATGCAATCTTTTTAATGAACATAACCATAACACTGAAATTATCAGTTATTTAATGCGAATAAAAAAAGATTTTGCCCCTCAAAATACGTCTGTGAAGCAAATGAACGGATGAAACTCTAAACAGTATAGTAACGAATAATTTGATGTCATCATTGACATAAAATAAGAGTCTTATTAGTGACTGCAGTTTCATTTTGGTACTTATTTTAGATAAGATCATATTATAATCGTAAACTGAGTCAGTAATGCCATAAACAACAAAAAGCTGCTCACAGGTTTCCCGAATCTAGATAGCTCAGCAACTTTAGCTCTCTGTTGGCCTGGAACACCTGCATACAGAAATGAGAAGCCAGTTTAAGAAGGTTGGGTATATCATTGTCATTCTTATCTACGAACTTCTAGCCTGGGGTTAGAGACAACCATGTATGAGTGTGCACCTTAAAATCCAATAGTGTAAAAATTTCAGAAATTTACCAGAAAAAATGACAAGACCGTCAATGGAAACTCTAGCAAGATCAGGAAGAGTTCTGTTGAGGTACTTCGGAGACAAGTAATCCAATGCATCAGACACGATAACGAGATTAAATGACTTTTCTCTGTAAGGAAGAGGAAACTTGATATCAGCAACACGGACAATGCCCTTGCGCATAAGAGTCTTGCAGCTAGCATCAGCATCCTCAATCTCATATGGTTCCACACCCcatgcttcaacatcctcttctTTATATAATTTAGAGATCACTGAACAAGAATCAGGGCCTACATGCAAAACTTTACGCATGGCATCACCGTATGCTTTCTTCAGTACAGGTATCGCAGTCTGAGCTTCCAATGTGCATGAAAGACCACCTGAATGTAAGAATCCCCGGTGAGGCTTCCATAAAATGGAATGGATAAACTTAACAAACTGATCTACGAATATGAATTAGAGTAGGCTCTTAGGTTACTAAAACATACAGATAAAAAATATCTCTCATAGCTTGTTTAGCTTCTTCATCCATGAACAAACGGGTCAACTTTCAAGTCAGTTATACAGAACTCCAGTGTACCATTTGAGTAAATCCATTGTAATGCTTTCTAACCCTGAGCCATAGTTTATATCATATCTGATTGAGGGATATCTAAAGAGTTGTGATTATTATTTGTAATTTCATTATGTCGACTTAACTCTACAAGTCAGGGTGTGGACTCAAATTTAAGTAATGGTAGAGCACAATAAAAAATCACATGCCCTGATGATGATCATTACGCTGGCTAATTTTGACCCTATCAGTGGACGCAATTTCTAACcaaaaaaactggaaaaaaaaaaaacaaccttgAGCCGTACATTTTCTAAAGGTAGACTTTTACTACTTGAAACCGAAAGATGTAATATCGGTTCAAAAGCCTAACCTTAAAGCTTCTGTTACTATTTGCAAAAACATGTCAAATTATCAATTGTACTTGATAGAGATCAGATGCCAGGAGCTAATGTTTAGTTAGTGAAGAATAAGTGGAGGCTCATCTTGAAACAAACTGATAGCTGATTGACTCTTTATTGGCAAAGAGAAAATGAAGATCGTGATAATATCAAGTAGTTCAAATCAGTAAGGTTGTAAAAACATTCTGACAGCTACAAAATTAACATATAATATGAAAGTAAAAACTAGATTGGCACAAATTGTATACCTTCAACTTTGCTAACAGCATCTCTATCAGCAACAAATCCACCTGTCGTGTGGAAATGTATGagtgaaacaaaaacaaaaatcaaataattatgaatcgaaaatcaaagaaattgtATGCTAAACCAAGAACAGAACATCACTAATAGATATGAAAATCTCCAATCCAGCAACAGTTACTTAACATTGATCTCAGCAAACAGCATATAGAAAAAACAATCACTTGAATACATACTGCTGGAGCAGTTTGGAGGATTATACAAACCTGAGCCACTATATGAATAACCAATAAGAAGGAGTGCCCCCTGAAAATTTAATGAAA
This genomic stretch from Papaver somniferum cultivar HN1 chromosome 5, ASM357369v1, whole genome shotgun sequence harbors:
- the LOC113283408 gene encoding probable pectin methylesterase CGR2 encodes the protein MSRRPGNPARRFGESGGIPFASSLHQKSRSSPFLSVGLLVVGALLLIGYSYSGSGGFVADRDAVSKVEGGLSCTLEAQTAIPVLKKAYGDAMRKVLHVGPDSCSVISKLYKEEDVEAWGVEPYEIEDADASCKTLMRKGIVRVADIKFPLPYREKSFNLVIVSDALDYLSPKYLNRTLPDLARVSIDGLVIFSGVPGQQRAKVAELSRFGKPAKLRSSSWWIRYFVQTGLEENESAIKKFEQAALKKSYKPSCQVFHLSAYH